The nucleotide window TGCCCGGGTACCGAACGGCCCCGCTGCCGGTGTAGCCGCCGGTCCGgcccacggcgggggggggggggggggggtgggatgtgtgtgcgtgtgtcaCGTCCTGGCCACCACCGGAGGGTCCCGCCGGGGCGGCCCGCTGCGTTTATTGATTTATCGCGCCCTTTTCCAGACGGTTCCCGGTGCCCGGTTCCCGGTGCCCGCCgaggccccgcccctcccttTGTGCCCATCAGCCCCGGCGGGGCGCGCGGCGCGCCACGTGAccgcccctcccccgccccTGACGTCAGCCCAGGGGCCCTCGCGCTGTTGTCCCGTTTACCCCGCCGGTCGCCGGGGCGACCGGCGGGGCCAGGAGGTGGGCGTGGCCCCACCTCCCCGGGGCGGAGGCCCCTCCCCTTCTTTATGCAAAGGACGGCGGGCGAGGACGTCATCTGCAACCAATAGGAGCTCGGCGCGGTGAGGTCACCGCGCCGGCGCCGCGTATTTAAGGCAGcgcgggggccgcggcggcggcagacgcgtgtgtgcgcgcgcgcaGGAGCCGGGCAGCGGCCGGTGCTTACCGGCgccttttccccccccctcccttccccctcccctcccgttTGCCCCGGCGGCGGCGTTCGCCCcgttccttttctttccttcctcaccgccccccccccctcttccccccgccccggccccgtTTCCCCCGCAGCCGGGCgggggaggaggatggaaaCACCCTTCTACCATGATGATGTGTTGAGCGGCCTCGGCAGCGGCTTCGCCCCGTCCTCCGGTAGCAGCgggctcctcctgcccttccccggcggcggcagcaTGATGAAGAAGGACGCTCTCGGAATGGCCTTACCGGAGCAGGTGGCTGCGGCTTTGAAAGCACCGGGTTCGGCGAGCGGTGAAGCGGCGGGATTGCTGGGTTCGGCCGAACTGGGTTTGCTGAAGTTGGCGTCTCCCGAGCTGGAACGGCTCATCATCCAGTCCAACGGGTTGGTGACCACCACCCCGACCAGCGGGCAGTTCCTCTACCCCAAAACGGCCGCTTCCGAGGAGCAGGAGTTCGCCGAGGGGTTCGTTAAAGCGCTGGAGGACTTGCACAAGCAGAACCAGCtgggcggcggcgcggcggggagcggcggcggcggaggaggaggcggcggcggcggtggaggaggtggaggaggaggaggcagcggTGCGGGCGAGCTGCCCGCCGCCGGTCTGGCCCCGGAGCCTCCGGTGTACGCCAACCTCAGCAGCTACCCGGCGGTGAGCTACGCCGCCGATCCCGGCCCCTTCGCCGCGCCTCCTCcgcggctccccccgccgccgcctccaccacctcctccaccGCCACCGCCGTTAAAGGACGAACCTCAGATCGTCCCGGAGGTGCCGAATTTTGGGGAAAGCCCACCCCTTTCCCCCATCGATATGGACACGCAGGAACGTATCAAGGCGGAACGAAAAAGGCTGAGGAACCGCATCGCCGCTTCCAAATGCCGTAAGAGGAAGCTGGAACGAATCTCCCgcctggaggagaaggtgaaGAGCCTCAAGAGCCAGAACACGGAGCTGGCCTCCACCGCCAGCCTGCTCCGGGAGCAGGTCGCCCAGCTCAAGCAGAAGGTCCTCAGCCACGTCAACAGcggctgccagctcctgccccagcaccagcaccaggTGCCGGCTTactgaccccccccccgcctcccccacggggggggggggggggggaccgaGGGGAATTCCCCTCACGTTTCACCGCGAACGGACttgaggggagggagaggacgGTGTTCCTGAGGtggggatggcgggggggggggaagctgtgGGGGCTGCCCAGCAAACGGACTGAGGGGGAGCCcgagccgcccccccccacacacacactccccacCCGCGCCCCCGCCGGGACTGGCGGGCCCCCGCGCCCGAGACATTCCAGTCAGGCCCCAGTAAAACCCCGCGACACGGAGACCCGCTTCTCGCTGTCTGCTGCGCCGAAGGGGAGcgacgcgggggggggggggggttggttggttgtggggtgggttgatttttttttgggggggggggggaggaagggacgGATGGGCCCGGCGGAGCCTggcgcggcggcgcgggcaGGAAGCGGCGCGGCCGGCTGCCATCTTGGGGCGGGTGGGGGAAGGACGGGGACGGGTGAGGGGGGTCGGGGTGTGGGGTGCTGGTAGGGAGAGGGGGGGGGTTACCCCCTGGGagaccctggggggggggtgcgagGGGGGTTAggagggtgttggggggggggggctctggggttGCTGGAGGGTGTTGGGGAGGAGGGATCTCATTTGGTGGTAGTGGAGGGTTTGGATgttggggggggtcctggggttACCGGGGATCCCttgggggggtgtttggggttaCTGGGGGTaccttggtggggggggggtgtttggggttaCTGGGGGTCATTTGGGAGGGcggggggtgtttggggttaCTGGAGGTCCCTTGGGGTGGTGTTTGGGATTACTGGGGGTCccttggtggtggtggggggtgtttggggttaCTGGGGGTCccttgggagggagggggggtgtttggggttaCTGGGAGTCCCcgtgggtggggaggggaacccagctgctggtcctggctgcagctctgtCCTGGCTGCTGTCCTGCCAGACCCCTGGGGGGCAGCTGGTGCCTCCATGGGGGGGGttcaccacccccacccccccacacgCACTGCCCTGGCACCCTGGGGTCACCCCACGGGGCCCGGTTGGGCCCCAGCAAAGGCTGGGCCTCCGCAGCTCCTCCCCGGACTTCGGCAACCGGCCTTCGCTTCCCGGCACCACCGtcgctgctcctcctcctcgtcctctTCCGCGTCCCCCACCTGCGAGGCCTGGTCCCCGCTCCATCCCACCGAGCGGCACCCAAGGGACGGACCCTCTTTTCCCTGGAGCGTTTGGGGACGGTGGGACTCGACGGCAGGGAGATCGGCCTGGCAGCCGTTGGCCTGCTCTGGCCTGTTTCAGCCGTGGCGTGCCGAGCGAGCGGTGCCATACTGTGCCAACACCCAGGATCGCCCTGCTGGCAGGGAGCCCGGCGTGCTGGGGCCCTGCCATGGGTGGTGGCGGGGGAGAGCGTGGCCTCCCCGGGGACCCGGTACGGTGCCGGGCTGGCTGCGGTTTGCCGTGCGGAAGCGCCCTTCCCCGCCGCGCGGAAGCAGCCCCGTGCCGGCATGGCCGTGCTGCGCCCCGGATGTGGTGTTGGCTTCGGCACGGAGACGGACGGGGTGGTGtcccccggtcccccccccagcgcagctcctccagcagcagctccggtgtccccgtgtccccacaTCCCCACGTTTCCAGGTCCCTGTGTCCCCAAGCCCCTGTGTGCCAACATCCCCGAGTCCCAGAATCCCGATGTCCCCAGATCCCGTTGTCCCCACGTTTCCCCCCCCCAAGCATCCCTGTGTCCCCACCCTGACCCTTGTCCTCCTCGGGGTGATGCAGGCAGGGTTGGTTCCCCGGGGTGGCCTCACGGTCcgggggaaactgaggcacggtgTGTACGGGTGTGTCTGTgttgccggggggggggggctgtgagATCCTCCCGGGGTCCGCAGGGTCCCCGGGGCTGCGGCACGGCCCcgggagctggcagggagcgTTGGCGGGCGGGATcgcccccgcctcccccggggCGGATAAAGGCGGCGGGCGGACGGCGTGGCCCCGGGACGGCGGCATGGCCCGGGGTccgctcctcctgctgctctgctgtgcctCTGCCCTGCTGGCTGCAGGTACCGGGGGatggagcggggggggggggggggggcacttgGGGTTTGTGCACCCCAcgaaggcgggggggggggggggggctgcgtgCTTCCCGGTGGCACCGGGAGGTGGGTCCGTGGCCTTCCCCGTCCAGCCCCGCAGCACCgggcggcggggtggggggcgTCCGGGAGGTACGGGGCAAAGCGGGGGGTGTCCATGTGCTCCCCCATGCCCTGCACTCATGGGCTCAGTGTGTTCTGGGGCCACCGGgcgctgggagggagggagggagggggtcaccggggggggggtcctgtcCCGCTCAGCCTGGGCCCGGGGGTTGCAGCGGGGCCGGATCCAGCCCTACGTGGGGCAGCCGGGGACGTGTGGCACAGGGGTGGGCTGCACCCACTCCCCGGGGGGCATTGGGGACTGAACCCCCAGGGATTCACCAGGCTGGAGGCGAGCACCCTGCTCCTCCCCGCAGCTGGTAGCGCCGTGGGACAGGATACAACCCCGGTGCTGCCAAACCGGCTGGGCCGGCTGGCGCTCGCGGTGGCGTGGGTGCTCCGGCACCGCCTTGGCATTCTGGGGGCAAAGGGCCTCGGTACCCTGTGCGGCTGGCGGCCGTCCTGCACCGTGTTCCCCCTGATTCCAGCCTGGGTCCTCAGCAGCCCCCACCCCGCACCCCGAAGTGCCTCGGCTCACCCGTCTCGGCACGGAAGCTGGCACCCAACGCTGGGTGCTTGGCCCCGGGTTCACCGCCATCCCGGCATAAGGTGGCAGCTTGGGTGGGAACGGCCTGTCCCGGTGGACCTGGCGGCTGtggggacccccagcacccagccacGCCGGTCCCCCTGGGTGCTGGCGCTGGGTGCTGGCTCTGCCATGTGGTATTTTGCTCCGGTGTCCCCCGGTGGGGCCAGGCTGGACCCGCTCCTCCTCTTGCGCAAACAGGACTCTGGCGGATAAGGGCACTGCCCAGCAAATGCTGCCGTGTCCCGTGCGCCCACGGCGGAGCCCCCCTCACGGCCCAGCCCCAAGGGTGTCCAGTGGGTGCCGCGAGTGCCGGGCTGGCACATGTCCCTGTGCCGTGGCACATGCCCGCCGCTGCCGCATTGCTCTGCTCGTCCCCGGCGGCGCTGTGCCCGTGCTTCAACAGCTTGGGAGGCTCTTCCTGACCCTGGATTTCTGGGATCTGATAATGGCTAAATCCCAGTTTTCTGGTCCTCTGTGTGTGGTGAAACCACCTGGAAAATGAGCACCGCAAGGCTGGGAGATGGGGCAGGCACTGCTGCCCTTTCTGgagccctgcctgtcccccccccgcccaccaGGGTGCTGCCGTGTCCTTGCCGACCAGTTCTCTCCTCCACACTTCAGACACAGGACGTGGCATCAATGCCAGCAGCACAGTGTCTCTAAGCAGCTCAGGGACAACCGTGGCACCGTCTCCATCCATGACATCGGGATCAGCAACACCTTCATCTCCACCCAACACGATCACAGCACCATCTCCATCCACGAAACTGGGCTCAGCAACACCTTCATCTCCACCCAGTACGACCACGGCACCATCTCCATCCACGAAACCGGGCTCAGCAACACCTTCATCTCCACCCAGTACGACCACGGCACCATCTCCATCCACGAAACCGGGCTCAGCAACACCTTCATCTCCACCCAGTACGACCACGGCACAATCTCCATCCACGAAACTGGGCTCAGCAGCACCTTCAACATCTCCACCCAACACGACCACGGCACTGTCTCCATCCACGAAACCGAGCTCAGCAACACCTTCATCTCCACCCAACACGACCACGGCACTGTCTCCATCCACGAAACCGAGCTCAGCAACACCTTCATCTCCACCCAACACGACCACGGCACTGTCTCCATCCATGAAACCGAGCTCAGCAACACCTTCATCTCCACCCAACACGACCACGGCACTGTCTCCATCCATGAAACCGGGCTCAGCAACACCTTCATCTCCACCCAACACGACCACGGCACCGTCTCCATCCCACCCAACTGTGCCCAGCTCCCCGTCCACAGGGCATCCATCCAGCTCGACGGCAGCGCCAGCCCCGACCTCGCCTGGGCCCTCCAGgccccctcctgctcccagctcgCCAGCGCCCACTGTGAGCCCCagtcccagcagctccagaacAACACCGGTCATCGGCACCAGCACCGCAGCCGGCAACTCAGGTgagagccaggctgggggggcactgtgcaggcagggagccccCAAACCTGCCCGTGGCCATGGGCATGGCAGCAGCCCCGGGTACCCCCTAGACCCCCCACTCAGGGGCTGTGCCCAGAGCCCCCCTAGGCTGCCCCGTcctccttggggggggggggatttgaAAGCTCCCCCAGCCTCTGTATAGCAGAAGCCCagctggggagggtgggggggccCCAGGCTGGACCCCGCGGGTGG belongs to Aquila chrysaetos chrysaetos chromosome 12, bAquChr1.4, whole genome shotgun sequence and includes:
- the JUND gene encoding transcription factor jun-D produces the protein METPFYHDDVLSGLGSGFAPSSGSSGLLLPFPGGGSMMKKDALGMALPEQVAAALKAPGSASGEAAGLLGSAELGLLKLASPELERLIIQSNGLVTTTPTSGQFLYPKTAASEEQEFAEGFVKALEDLHKQNQLGGGAAGSGGGGGGGGGGGGGGGGGGGSGAGELPAAGLAPEPPVYANLSSYPAVSYAADPGPFAAPPPRLPPPPPPPPPPPPPPLKDEPQIVPEVPNFGESPPLSPIDMDTQERIKAERKRLRNRIAASKCRKRKLERISRLEEKVKSLKSQNTELASTASLLREQVAQLKQKVLSHVNSGCQLLPQHQHQVPAY